A window of Methanocaldococcus vulcanius M7 genomic DNA:
CCGGTGGAGATCTGGGAATGTTCATGAGTGGCCCTACAATAATAGTCCATGGAAATGCTGAATTCGCTCCCGGAAACACGATGGATGACGGAACAATAGTGATATATGGAAGCAGTGGAGATGTCACTGCCCATTCAATGAGAGGAGGAAAGGTTTTTGTTAGAGGAGATGTTGGTTATAGAAGTGGCATTCATATGAAGGCATATAAAGACAAAGTTCCGGTTCTTGTGATTGGAGGAACTGCCAAGGATTTCTTAGGAGAGTATATGGCTGGAGGAACAATAATTGTCTTAAACATTGATGAAAAAGGAAATGATTTAGGAAAAATTAAGGGAAGAATGATAGGAACTGGAATTCATGGAGGAGCAATATACATCAGAGGAGAGATTGATAAAGACCAATTAGGTGTTGCAGCTGATATAAAAGAATTTACAAAAGAGGATTTAGAGAAAATAAAGCCATATATTGAAGAGTTCTGTAAGTGGTTTAATCTTTCAGAAGATATTAAAAATAAACTTTTAAACTCAAAATGGACGAAGATTGCTCCAATATCTAAGAGACCATTCGGTAAGTTATATACTCCTGACTTAATGTGAAACTTTTCAAAAAAAGTTTCAGTAAAGAAACTTTTAATAGAATGCTAAAAATTATTTGAAAAATAATGCCCTTTCTTATTAAAAACTTGCCATTGGCTTATAAATTGCTATAATTTATAAAAAATCTTTAAGAGTAAGTGTTAGAAACACACTATAAAAAGATAGGTGAGATTAATGAAGTCATATAAGGATCTAAAAGAGGAGGTTTGGGATACTAATAGATGCAGTGGTTGCGGAGCTTGTGTAGCTGTTTGTCCAGCAAATAATCTTTACTTTAAAGAAGAGAGCCCCGTAAAATTTGAGTGTGATGAATGCTCATGCATCATCGTTCCTGAAGAGATCGTGGAGCATCCGATTTCAGCTGAGTTTTGTAAGACAGTTGTTTATGATGTTCCATGTGGGGCTTGTTATGATGCCTGCCCAAGGATAAAAAAATCATCAGTTCCAAAACCTAATAATAAATTAGGAACAGTTTTAAAGGCAGTAAAAGCAAGATCTCTGATTAATATAAAAAATGCTCAAAATGGAGGAGTTGTGAGTTCTATATTAGCAAATGCCTTTGAAGAGGAGTTAATAGATGGGGCTATTGTGATGATTGAAGATAAATGGACTTTGGAGCCAGAGTCATATTTAGCCATGTCAAAGGAAGATGTTTTGAGATCTGCGGGTAGTAAGTATTTATGGAAGGGGCCTATATTGAAAGCATTAAAAACAGCAGTTATGGAAAAGAAGCTTAAAAAATTGGCTGTTGTAGGAACTCCATGTGTTATAAATGCCATCTATCAGATATTATCATCAAATAATGATTTATTAAAACCATTTAGGGAAGCAATAAGATTAAAAATTGCTTTGTTTTGTTTTGAGACGTATGATTATGGTAAATTAATAGAAAAATTAAAATCCGATGGTATTGAGCCATGGGAAATTAAAAAGATGGATATTGAGTCAGGAAAGTTAAAAATCTTATTAATAAATGGAAAGGTTGTGGATTATAAACTTAAAGATGTAGAGTTTGCCATGAGAAGTGGATGTAAAGTTTGTGGTGATTTTACTGGCTTAACATCGGATATTTCAGTTGGAAATGTTGGAAGCGAGGAGGGATATTCAACTGTTTTAATAAGGAACAAGTGGGGAGAAGGATTTTTCAACAGAGCAGTTTATAATGGATATTTAGAGTTCTACGAGGATGTTGATATGAATGCAGTTGGAAAACTTGTTAAATTAAAAAAAGAGCGAGTAAACAAGAAAGAATAAAAAATATGGGGCTATTTAATAATTATGTCATTATTATAATTTTTAATTTTTTACCATTTAATTTTTTACCTGTGTTTTAATTTTTTTTGCCTTAGTTCCCTCTTTTAATGTTCTTACAAACTCTTCTAAGTCGTTTAAGAACTTATTTTCATCTTTTATATTCCCATTCTCATCTAAGTGTTTTTCAACAATTTTAACGATAGCACTTCCAACTATTGCCCCATCTGCGAATTTGGTTATCTCTTCTACGTGTTCTTTTTTGGATATTCCAAATCCAACGCATACAGGAACTTTTGAGTATTTTTTTACCCTACGTATGAGATCTTCTGTCTCCTCTGACAGTTTTTCTCTCTCTCCAGTGATTCCTGTTCTTGAAACAACGTAAACAAAGCCCCTACATTTTTCTAAGATCTTTTTTAATCTTTCATCTGGGGTTGTTGGCGCAACTAAAAAGATCAGATCAACACCATATTTTTCACAATAAGAAAGGAGAGATTCTGCCTCTTCAATAGGTAGATCTGGAACGATAATCCCCGAAATCCCTACGTTTTTACATTTCTTCACGAAATTTTCTTCTCCCATTTTAAATATGATGTTATAGTAAGTTAAAAACACCTTTGGAACATTTGGAAATTTTTCATTTAATTTTTTTGCCAATTCTAATGCTTTTATTGGATTCATTCCTCTACTTAATGCCCTAACATCTGCTTTTTGTATTGTTAAACCATCAGCAACAGGATCTGAGAATGGAATACCAATTTCAACAATATCTGCATGTTTACAGATCACTTCCAGAGCTTTTTCTGAAACATCCAAATTAGGATCTCCTCCAACATAAAAAGCAATAAATGCCTTTTCATTTTTATTTTTCAGTTCATCAAACTTCTCTTTTAATTTCATATTTATCACTTCCATCACTTAATTTTAAATCTCCCTACCTAACGCCTTAGCAACCGTATGAACATCTTTATCCGCCCCATAGGAGGATACCTCCTATTGGTATACCACCGAACACCTCCTCACTTACGCTCGGAGGTGTAAATTAAATCTCTCTACCCAATGCCTTAGCAACCGTATGAACATCCTTATCTCCCCTTCCAGACAAGTTAATAACCATTATATCATCCTTATCTAACTTATCGGCTAATTTAACAGCATAAGCCAATGCATGGGAACTTTCTAATGCAGGTAAAATACCTTCCAATCTACAAAGAAGTTGAAATGCTTCTAATGCTTCATCATCGGTTATGTAGACAGCGTTTATCCTTCCTTCATCTTTTAAAAATGAAAGTTCAGGTCCTACGCCAGGATAATCTAAACCAGCTGAAATACTATAACTTTCTTCTATCTGCCCGAACTCATCTTCTTTAACATATATTTTTGATCCATGTAGAACTCCAACCTCTCCAGCACAAAGTGAAGCGCCATGCATTCCTGTTTCTACTCCTTTTCCACCTGCTTCAACAGCGTATAATTCAACATCATCATCTAAAAATTCATAAAATGCTCCGATGGCATTACTTCCTCCTCCAACACATGCAACTATAACATCAGGCAACCTTCCTTCTTTTTCTAATATCTGCTCTTTAATTTCCTTTCCAATAACTCTCTGGAACTCTCTTACCATCATTGGATATGGATGTGGGCCAAGAGCAGATCCAAGTAGGTAATAGGTGGTTCTAACGTTGGTTGTCCAGTCCCTTAATGCTTCATTTACTGCATCTTTTAATGTCTGAGATCCTCCAAAAACAGGAATTACTTTCGCTCCCATTAGTTCCATCCTAAAAACATTTAATTTCTGCCTTTCAACGTCTTTTGCTCCCATATATACTATACATTCCAGCCCAAGTTTTGCACATGCCGCTGCTGTTGCTACTCCGTGCTGTCCTGCCCCTGTTTCTGCTATTACTCTCTTTTTTCCCATTTTTTTTGCCAATAGTGCCTGTCCGAGTGCATTGTTTATTTTATGGGCCCCTAAGTGGGCTAAGTCCTCTCTTTTTAAATAGACCTTGCATCCCAGTTCTTCACTGAATCTTTCAGCATAGTAAAGAGGCGTAGGTCTTCCAACATAGTCCCTAAGTAAAGCGTAAAACTCTTCTCTAAAATTTCCTTCATTGTTTATCCAAAATCTATTAAAGGCCTCTTCTAATTCAGTTATTGCAGGCATTAATGTCTCCGGAACGAATTTACCTCCATAAATTCCAAATTTCCCATTTTTATCAGGATATTTCTCTTTATATTTCTTCAAGATAAACACCTCTTATTAATCAACTCGATGAATTGAAAGTTTTAAAATATGGAAGTTTAATTTGTAATCCCAAAGGAAATAAAAAACTTGATGATATATATAAAACAAGGCAATATATTACTTTTGGTGATACTGATGGAAGATGTTAATATTAAAGAGATCTTTGAGAATATTTATGAGGTTGACTTGGGAGATGGTTTAAGGAGAATAGCAACAAGATCCATTGTTAAAGGAAAAAAAGTTTATGATGAAAGAATAATAAAAATAAATAATGAGGAATATAGAATTTGGAATCCAAACAAAAGTAAATTAGCAGCAGCAATAATAAACGGATTAAAAATAGTTCCAATAAAGAGGGACTCAAAAGTCCTATATTTGGGGGCATCAGCAGGAACAACGCCTTCCCATGTTGCAGATATAGCAGAGCAGGGAATGATCTATGCTGTTGAATATGCCCCAAGAATAATGAGAGAATTGTTGGATGCATGTGCTGAGAGAAAAAATATAGTTCCGATATTGGGAGATGCAAATAAACCGCAAGAATATTCCCATATAGTTGAAAAGGTAGATGTTATCTATGAGGATGTTGCTCAACCAAATCAGGCGGAGATTTTGATAAAAAATGCTAAATGGTTTTTGAAGAAAGGCGGTTATGGAATGATCGCTATAAAAGCGAGAAGTATAGATGTTGCTAAAAATCCGAAAGAGATATTTAAAGAGCAAAAAGAGATTTTAGAGAAAGGAGGATTTGAGATAGTTGATGAAGTAGATATTGAGCCATTTGAGAAGGATCATATTATGTTTGTTGGTATCTGGAGAGGTTAAAAATTTTTAGTTGAGAGGCATTGCTGAGCGAAGCAATACATGCAGAGGTGAACTCCTATCAGATGAAACCCTTTATGGATCTAACGAAATCCTTTGGATTTTGTAGCCCGAAGCTACGCTTGTCTTTTTTATTTATTTAATTTATATATTAATTTAGTTATAATTATTTATTATTTAATTTTAGTTTATGCTTGTTATGAAATAGATTAAAGTGGTGGTTGTAGTGAACGTGAAAAAAAGATATTTCCTAAGTAAAAAGGATGTTAAAAGATTAAAAAAGGAATTAGAGAAGTATTTTGAAAATGTGGATGAGATAATTCCAAAAAAAGGTAATGTAGAGATTGTAATAACAGACACTTATGAGATCGTTTTAGCAAATAAGGAACCAATAATTTTTAAATTAGACGATTGCCTCTTTCCAACGTTAAAACTATTGCAAAAAACTCTTCCATCTAAAAATATTGTTGTAGTAGATATGGGGGCTATAAAGTTTTTAATAAATGGGGCGGATGTGATGAGTCCAGGAATTGTTAAAGCAGATTCAGAGATAGAAGAGGGAGATGTTGTGTTTGTTGTTGATGAGTCCCATAAAAAGCCCATATGCGTTGGTATTGCGTTAATGAGTGGAGATGAAATGATAAACTCTGAAAAAGGAAAAGCAATAAAAAATGTTCATTATGTAGGAGATGCTATTTGGAATTTTAAAGGATAACTAAATAAATGAGTGGGATCTATGGAAGATAAAAGATATATTGCTATAATTGGAATTGTTCTTGTTTCTCTCTCTATTTTTATATATGTGGTGCATTATTTAATATTTGGAAAGGTGGAATATATATTAAGTTATTTTCTTTTGCATTTAGCGTTTGTTCCTATTGAAGTTTTACTTGTAAGTTTGATAATTGAGGAGATATTAGAGCATAGAGAAAAAATAAAAATGTTAGAAAAGTTAAATATGGTAGTAGGATCGTTTTTTAATAGTGTAGGGGAAGATCTTTTGAGAATGATCTTGAAAGGGGATGAAGGGAATATTAAAGAATATTTGAATATATCACAAGATTGGGATAAAAAAGATTTTGAAAAAGCAAAAGAACTATTAAAAGAATATGATTATGATATAAATATTGAAAAGGTGGATTTAAAAGCATTAAAAGATTTCTTAGAGGAAAAAAGAGAGTTCTTGCTTCGATTAATGGAAAATCCATTATTGTTAGAGCATGAAAAATTTACTGAGGTTTTAATGGCAGTATTTCACTTAGCCGATGAACTTCATAGAAGAAAAAATTTAGATAATTTACCAAAAAGTGATTTAGAACACTTAAAAAACGATATTATAAGAGCATATAAACTATTAGTTGTTCAATGGTTAGATTACCTAACCCATTTAAAAGAGAAATACCCTTATTTATACTCTCTCTGCCTAAGATCGAACCCATTTAGAGAAGAAAATTCAATAGTGATAGAAAGCAATTAAAGGCAATACGGGAGTTTATTATGAATATAAAGGACTTAGCATTTGAATTTTTTACAATAATTATCATTGGACTTTTTATTGGATATTTAATCGCAATGAACACAAAAAATAATATCTGGATTGTTGTATTTTTCCTGATTGGAGTTTTCTGTGCTTTTGGAAGGTTTTTTAGATTGATCAAAGAATTTGAGGGTGATTGTATTGAAAACAGAAGAGAAAAAAAGGAAAGAAGATGAAGATATGCTTGTTAGAGAGGAAGCAGAAACATCTTGGGATTATGGATACGATCCCTACAAAAGACCAATTGAAGAATTAATAAAATATGGTGTAGTTGTTATAGATAAACCAAGAGGCCCAACATCTCATGAGGTTTCAACATGGGTTAAAAAGATATTAAATTTGGAAAAAGCAGGTCATGGAGGAACTCTCGATCCAAAAGTAACAGGAGTTTTACCAGTTGCATTGGAGAGGGCTACAAAAACAATTCCTCTATGGCATATTCCTCCAAAGGAGTATGTTTGTTTAATGCACTTGCACAGGGATGCATCAGAAGAAGACATTCTAAAAATTTTTAAAGAGTTTACTGGAAAGATCTATCAGAAACCTCCATTAAAAGCAGCAGTTAAAAGACGATTGAGAATTAGGAAGATCCATGACTTGGAATTGTTAGATAAAGATGGAAGAGATGTGCTATTTAGAGTTAAGTGTCAATCAGGAACTTATATAAGAAAGTTATGCGAGGATATTGGAGAAGCGTTAGGAACCTCAGCTCATATGCAGGAGTTGAGAAGAGTAAAAAGTGGATGTTTTGAAGAAAAAGATACTACCTATTTACAAGATCTACTTGATGCTTATATATTTTGGAAAGAGGACGGGGATGAGGAGATTAGGAAAATTATAAAGCCCATGGAATATGGTTTAAAACATTTAAAAAAGGTTGTAGTTAAGGATAGTGCTGTTGATGCCATATGCCACGGAGCAGATGTTTATGTGCGAGGAATATCTAAGGTAAGTAAGGGGATTGGAAAAGGAGAGCCGGTTTTAATAGAGACACTGAAAGGAGAAGCCGTTGGATTTGGAAGTGCGTTGATGAACTACAAGGATATGTTAAATGCAGAAAAAGGTGTTGCTGTTAATGTTGAAAGGGTGTTTATGGATAGAGGAACGTATCCAAAAATGTGGAAAGGTAATAAAAAATAAAAGCAAAAAATAAGCTAAGATAATAAAACATGTAAATCTATAAAAGTAGGGTTTTTTAATATTTTTCTGGCTTTTTGGCTACAACACCCAACGCATCTTCAACTTTTTTAACATTTTCAAATCCAACACTTCTCAGTCGTTCCATAACCCCTCTTTGCAGATCCTTTCCTCTATATTTCCTTCCCGGATTTCCTACATAATGAAACAATCTCCCTCCCGGCTTTAAAACTCTAAAAATCTCTTTATAGAACTCCTCACTATACAAATGACCTGCTAAACTAAACCTTGGAGGATCGTGAACCACTACATCGAATTCTTCATCATTAAAGTTTTTTATCACATCGAACGCATCTCCCAATATGATCTTAATACCTTTTTCAAATAACTCTCTACTATATGGATTTATTTTAGCCAATTCCAAAACATTTGGATTTTTTTCTATGGTTATTACTTCCGCCCCCCGCTTTCTCGCTTCTATCGCGGTGTATCCAAGACCCATACAAGTGTCTAAAACTTTCTCTCCTTTTTTTATATTTACCGAGTTGATCTTATTTAACGTATCTTCATAAGGGTTGAATTCTTTTGTTCTATGCATTCTTATTCCATTTATCTCTATTGTTGGAGGTAGTGTTGGAACTAACTTGTAGTATCCATCTCTTGCTATCGCTGCCTTAAACACGTTCCCATCCTTTATAAAGTATATGTGATTTTTATCCTTTGAAATTTTTTGTAAAATATTAAATTCAACTTCTCCCTCTGGAAACTTAGCGATTCTTCTTTCAAAATCAACAATAACTTTTTCTTTCTTATCTGTCCTGTTTAAATCTAAATTTATGAAGATCTCATTAGATTTAGCATTTAAAATTTTTTCTGCTATTTCTGAAATAATGTAATTCATGCTAACACCTCATCAATTCTACATTGATGTTTTTTAATTTTGTATCTCATAGTTTTACATTTCAATCTCTTTTAATCGATTTCTTATATTATAATCTCAATAATCCTCACAACAATATGGCATGAGTAAAAATACTTAAAAAATTAAAGAAATAAAAAATTGCGAATTTTGATTAGTTTCTGCAAAAAACATTAGCAAGTTTTAAATACTGCAAAGATATTTATAGTTAGTTAACGAAGATGCCACAACCGTGAAGGTGATATTATGAGCAAACTCCTATTAAAGACCCCATGTTCTACATGGACATTTGATAGTTTAATGGCTTGTGTTTTTGGAATAAAGGTCTCTGATGTTAAAGTATATTTTGATATTTTAAAACATGGCCCTTCAAAAATAAATGATATTGCAGAACGGATACGTCGAGATAGAAGCACAGTTCAAAGGGCAGTGCAGAATTTGATGAATGCAGGGTTAGTTAGAAGAAAGCAAGTAAATATAAAGGATGGCGGTTATTATTATGTTTACGAGGCAATTCCATTCGAAGAAACGAAAAAGATCATAAAAAAGACGATGGAAGAATGGTGCAACAACATGAAGAAGTGGGTTGAGGAGTTAAACTTTGAAGATGTTGTTAAAGAATATTTAGAAAACGATGAATATGGATAATCAAGAAAATAGAAAAAAGTAAAGGCAAGATAAAAATTATAACAATATAAACAATAACAATAACATAGATAACGGACAGTACTGCAAAATAAATAATAAATGCTAAGATGATAAGTATGAAGATCACATTTTTGGGAACAGGAGCTGCGGTTCCATCCAAAAATAGAAATCATATTGGCATAGCATTTAAATTTAATGGAGAGGTTTTTTTATTTGATTGTGGAGAAAACATTCAAAGGCAGATGCTTTTTACCGAGATCTCTCCAATGAAAATTAACCATATCTTTATAACTCACCTACATGGAGATCATATTCTTGGCATTCCTGGCCTTTTACAAAGTTTGGGGTTTTTTGGTAGAGAAAAAGAACTTAAAATCTTTGGACCGGAAGGAACAAAAGATATTATAAAAAATGCTTTGGAGTTCGGATATAACTATATTAATTACCCAATAAAAGTATATGAAATAAAAGAGAAAAATCCCGCAATTGTGTTAAAAGAGGATGATTATGAAATAATTACCTATCCAACAAAACACACTGTTCCTTCATATGCCTACATATTTAGGGAAATTAAAAAACCAAGATTAGATGTAAAAAAAGCTTTAAAACTTGGTGTAAAAGTAGGCCCAGATCTTAAAAAACTAAAAGAAGGAGAGGCAGTTAAAACTGAAAATGGATCAATTGTTTACCCCAAGGATGTTTTACTACCTCCAAAAAAAGGATTCTGTTTAGCATATAGTGGAGATACTCTACCATTAGAGGACTTTGGACAGTTTTTAAGGGATATTAAATGTGATGTGTTAATTCACGAGGCAACATTTGACGATCAATGTAGAGACACTGCAAGAGAGAATATGCATACCACAATTGGAGAGGCAGTCAATATCGCAAGATTGGCACATGTAAAAGTGCTAATATTGACACACATTTCTGCCAGATACGACAAAGAAGAATTTTTCAAAACATATCTTGAAAATGTGGAAGAATATAACAACAAGGAAGATTTCAAAATTATGGTAAGCGAAGATCTCATGACCCTCGATGTTAAAAACGATCTTCTATAAAAATAAAAAATAATAACCTCAAAAATATTATGTCAAAAATATACAAAACGAATATATAGAACGGTGAAATTATGAAGATAGCGATTTTGGGAGGAACGGGAGATCAAGGATTTGGATTGGCACTAAGATTGGCAAAAAATCATAAAATAATTATTGGTTCAAGAAAAAAAGAAAAGGCAGAGCAGGCCTCAGAAAAAGCAAAAGAAATATTAAAAAAAAGAGGAATAAATGCAGAGATATTAGGTTTAGAAAATAAAGATGCAGCAAAGGAAGGAGATGTAGTTATACTATCCCTACCCTACGAATACACTTTATCGACAATAAAACAATTAAAAGATGAACTAAAAGGAAAGATCGTGGTTTCTATTGGTGTTCCTCTTGCCACCGCGATAGGAGATAAGCCAACAAGGTTATTATTTCCTCCAGATGGCTCAGTTGCTGAAATGATTCAAAATGTATTAAAAGAAAGTAAAGTAGTTAGTGCATTTCAAAATATCTGCCATGCTGTTTTAGAGGATTTAGACAATCCTGTTGATTGCGATGTCTTAATCTGCGGAGATAACGAAGAAGCAAAAAAAGTGGTCATTGATTTAGCCAACCAGATAGATGGAGTTAGAGCAATTGATTGCGGTAATTTAGAAAAATCGAGAATAGTTGAGGCGATAACCCCCCTATTGATTGGATTGAATATAAAATACAAATCAAAAGGAACAGGAATTAGAATTACAAATTTAAATATGTAATTAACGATAAGATCCGTATTTGGCTTTATTTGGACTCATGGTATAAATATTGATAAAAGAAGTTTAAATTCCATAGGAGTTTTATAGCATTGATATATAAATGCCAGTTAAGTTCTCTCTTTTAGAGTTGATCAACATCTAAAAAATTGATTTTTTAATATCCTTTTTTTATCACGACTCGTGCTGATTTTAATTCAAATATTACCGACGAATTTGAAAAATTATTGCAAAAGGTTTCCATCACGATCCGTGCTGATTTTAATAAACAAACAAGTATCACATGATTTAATTTTAACAGAGTTTCCATCACGATCCGTGCTGATTTTAATTTTGTTCTTCTCTTCATCTAATTTGTAAATTGCATGTTTCCATCACGATCCGTGCTGATTTTAATTTTGTTCTTCTCTTCATCTAATTTGTAAATTGCATGTTTCCATCACGATCCGTGCTGATTTTAATTTTGTTCTTCTCTTCATCTAATTTGTAAATTGCATGTTTCCATCACGATCCGTGCTGATTTTAATGAATTCTTGCTCCCCCTATTTTTACTCGTTTTTCTTTGTTTCCATCACGATCCGTGCTGATTTTAATTCATTAATACTAAACTTATAATTGTCAAGTATATATTTGTTTCCATCACGATCCGTGCTGATTTTAATTAATTTAATAATATTAAAGTGTATGACAATAATATAGTAATCTAGTTTCCATCACGATCCGTGCTGATTTTAATTTAATCATCACTTTATATTTTTTACCACATACTTCAACAGTTTCCATCACGATCCGTGCTGATTTTAATTTACCTATAAGACCATATGATAAACATCATCTACGTTTCCATCACGATCCGTGCTGATTTTAATCTCATAACACTATTTTTGTAAAATAGATGATATTAATGTTTCCATCACGATCCGTGCTGATTTTAATTATATAAGCAAAGACAGATAACATTTGCAACATATATGAGGTTTCCATCACGATCCGTGCTGATTTTAATCGTTAGATGGGTTTATTTTTAGAAATTTTCTGCACCATGTTTCCATCACGATCCGTGCTGATTTTAATAAATAAGACACAAAATAAATACACTGACTTAGCAGTGTTTCCATCACGATCCGTGCTGATTTTAATGAAATATTATGAATATAGATGAGATACTAAAAAAGTTTCCATCACGATCCGTGCTGATTTTAATTAGTAAATATGTGAAATGGTATAAACGTGAAAAAGAAAACGGGTTTCCATCACGATCCGTGCTGATTTTAATTCCATCCATCCGTCAACTATTTCTTCGGCTGATCTTGTTTCCATCACGATCCGTGCTGATTTTAATAGTGAATACAACAGTATTAAAACTACAATTTAATAGGTTTCCATCACGATCCGTGCTGATTTTAATAGGGATTATAGGATAAAATATACGTTATGTTATTTTAGAAGGTTTCCATCACGATCCGTGCTGATTTTAATAGGACAATTTTTCTTATTTCATTATTACGTTTTTACTGATATTTATATTTTTCTACACTATAAGATTTCTACCCATAGATAACCCCTCTTCTTTATAAACCTTTTAACAAAACAATTCAAACTTTTATTTAAAAAACAACAATAAATAAAATATAAAAACAAAAAACACACTTAATCAACCGTGGATTTCTAAAAACAACTACAAATAACTAAAAACTCTAAAAAATCTCCATAATCAAACACATCCAAATATAAAAAACAATAAAACAAACCAACCCTTAGAAACCAACTAAAAACAAATAAAAAACAAAAATCTAAACTAAAAATACTTCATTTTTTAATATTTCTAAAAATTTTTTTATACCTTTTTCTATCCCACTTTTTTGTCTTTCTTTTATATTTTCAAATGTTAAAAGGTTTGCATAAATATCTGAGGTAAATAGATGGCAGTTTTTGTTTGTTAGGATGCATATTGCTCCTCTACCAATACCTGCGGTGGATCCAATTGCAATATCAACATTTAATTTTCTTTTTAATCCTTCAGCCATGAGTTTAGCTACTTTTAAGTCATTTTTCTCTGAATAAGCTTTTGCATATTTGTATGTGTAATCTGGATTGGGCAATTTTATATTGAGTAATTTTTCAGCCCCTAAAATGGAGGGGACAAACATTGCTG
This region includes:
- a CDS encoding class I SAM-dependent methyltransferase; protein product: MNYIISEIAEKILNAKSNEIFINLDLNRTDKKEKVIVDFERRIAKFPEGEVEFNILQKISKDKNHIYFIKDGNVFKAAIARDGYYKLVPTLPPTIEINGIRMHRTKEFNPYEDTLNKINSVNIKKGEKVLDTCMGLGYTAIEARKRGAEVITIEKNPNVLELAKINPYSRELFEKGIKIILGDAFDVIKNFNDEEFDVVVHDPPRFSLAGHLYSEEFYKEIFRVLKPGGRLFHYVGNPGRKYRGKDLQRGVMERLRSVGFENVKKVEDALGVVAKKPEKY
- a CDS encoding helix-turn-helix domain-containing protein, with product MSKLLLKTPCSTWTFDSLMACVFGIKVSDVKVYFDILKHGPSKINDIAERIRRDRSTVQRAVQNLMNAGLVRRKQVNIKDGGYYYVYEAIPFEETKKIIKKTMEEWCNNMKKWVEELNFEDVVKEYLENDEYG
- the rnz gene encoding ribonuclease Z, translating into MISMKITFLGTGAAVPSKNRNHIGIAFKFNGEVFLFDCGENIQRQMLFTEISPMKINHIFITHLHGDHILGIPGLLQSLGFFGREKELKIFGPEGTKDIIKNALEFGYNYINYPIKVYEIKEKNPAIVLKEDDYEIITYPTKHTVPSYAYIFREIKKPRLDVKKALKLGVKVGPDLKKLKEGEAVKTENGSIVYPKDVLLPPKKGFCLAYSGDTLPLEDFGQFLRDIKCDVLIHEATFDDQCRDTARENMHTTIGEAVNIARLAHVKVLILTHISARYDKEEFFKTYLENVEEYNNKEDFKIMVSEDLMTLDVKNDLL
- the npdG gene encoding NADPH-dependent F420 reductase, with the protein product MKIAILGGTGDQGFGLALRLAKNHKIIIGSRKKEKAEQASEKAKEILKKRGINAEILGLENKDAAKEGDVVILSLPYEYTLSTIKQLKDELKGKIVVSIGVPLATAIGDKPTRLLFPPDGSVAEMIQNVLKESKVVSAFQNICHAVLEDLDNPVDCDVLICGDNEEAKKVVIDLANQIDGVRAIDCGNLEKSRIVEAITPLLIGLNIKYKSKGTGIRITNLNM
- a CDS encoding UPF0254 family protein, whose amino-acid sequence is MITVATAECFTHAQIGLTLHKASAGYDEFEFKYLFDEDDLKLMKNIKVITAMFVPSILGAEKLLNIKLPNPDYTYKYAKAYSEKNDLKVAKLMAEGLKRKLNVDIAIGSTAGIGRGAICILTNKNCHLFTSDIYANLLTFENIKERQKSGIEKGIKKFLEILKNEVFLV